One window of Nicotiana tomentosiformis chromosome 11, ASM39032v3, whole genome shotgun sequence genomic DNA carries:
- the LOC138901575 gene encoding uncharacterized protein, translated as MTDEEQKRLERFGSLSAPSFSGAESEDAQDFLDRCQQILRMTSILKTSGVSFTTFQLPGAAFRWWEAYERSRSVGAAPLSWNEFSFLFLEKFVPHTHREKLRRKFDQLRQKGISVTQYKMRFSELARHAVWLVPTDRERIRRFIDGLTY; from the coding sequence ATgactgatgaggagcagaagaggctagagagatttgggagtcTCAGtgctccatcattcagtggggctgagtcagaggatgcccaggacttcttggataggtgccagcagATTCTTCGCATGACGAGTATTCTGAAGACTAGTGGAGTctcctttactacttttcagttaccaggggctgccttcagatggtgggaggcctatgagagaaGCAGGTCAGTTGGtgctgcaccactttcatggaATGAGTTCTCctttctcttcttagagaagtttgtgccacataCCCACAGGGAGAAGCTGCGCAGAAAGTTCGATCAGCTACGTCAGAAGGGCATTTCTGTGACCCAGTataagatgagattttcagagttagctcgtcacgcagtttggttggttcccactgatagggagaggattaggaggtttattgatggcctcacctatTAG
- the LOC104106119 gene encoding protein WALLS ARE THIN 1-like, translating to MGGFAISEKLQLHLAMLALQFGYAGFHVVSRAALNMGISKIVFPVYRNILALLLLLPFAYFLEKKERPPLTWSYTLQFFLLAVIGITANQGFYLLGLDHTSPTFASAIQNSVPAITFLMAVILRIETVRFNRKDGIAKVCGTLLCVAGASVITLYKGPTIYSPIPPLQRTSSSSPVLLGDAKGKNWTLGCIFLIGHCLSWAAWLVLQAPILKKYPARLSVTSYQCFFGVIQFLIIAAFCERDPQAWLVHSAAELFTVFYAGVVASGIAFAVQIWCIDRGGPVFVAVYQPVQTLVVAIMASVALGEEFYLGGIIGAVLIIAGLYLVLWGKNEESKFAKAAAVIQSPADHINNTSTRTASHIKSSLAQPLLAHSTDQTAA from the exons ATGGGTGGGTTTGCGATATCAGAGAAACTGCAACTGCATTTGGCCATGTTGGCCTTGCAGTTTGGTTATGCTGGTTTCCATGTCGTCTCCAGAGCTGCACTTAACATGGGCATCAGCAAAATTGTTTTCCCCGTTTACAGGAACATTCTTGCTTTGCTTCTCCTTCTTCCCTTTGCCTATTTTCTTGAAAA GAAAGAGAGGCCACCTCTTACTTGGTCCTACACGCTTCAGTTTTTCCTGCTAGCAGTTATTGG AATTACTGCAAACCAAGGGTTCTACTTGTTGGGCTTGGATCACACTTCCCCTACTTTTGCTTCTGCCATACAAAATTCTGTCCCTGCTATCACATTTCTCATGGCTGTAATACTCAG gaTAGAAACAGTGAGATTTAACAGGAAAGATGGAATAGCAAAGGTGTGCGGAACATTGTTGTGCGTGGCTGGAGCATCAGTAATTACACTATACAAAGGACCAACCATTTACAGCCCAATTCCACCATTACAAAGGACCTCCTCCTCCTCACCTGTGTTATTAGGAGATGCTAAAGGAAAGAACTGGACACTGGGCTGTATCTTCTTAATAGGGCACTGCTTGTCGTGGGCAGCTTGGCTTGTGCTGCAGGCACCAATTCTTAAGAAGTACCCTGCTAGGCTATCAGTCACATCTTACCAGTGTTTCTTTGGAGTTATACAGTTCCTTATTATTGCTGCTTTTTGTGAGAGAGACCCTCAAGCCTGGCTTGTTCACTCTGCTGCCGAGCTCTTCACTGTCTTCTATGCC GGAGTGGTGGCATCTGGGATAGCATTTGCTGTACAGATATGGTGTATTGACAGAGGGGGCCCAGTCTTCGTTGCTGTGTACCAACCTGTTCAGACTCTTGTTGTTGCCATTATGGCTTCCGTCGCTCTCGGCGAGGAGTTTTACTTGGGAGG GATCATTGGAGCAGTGTTGATCATTGCAGGATTGTACTTGGTGCTATGGGGCAAAAATGAAGAATCCAAGTTTGCCAAAGCAGCAGCTGTAATCCAGTCCCCAGCAGATCATATTAACAACACTAGTACTAGGACAGCCAGCCACATCAAGTCCTCTTTGGCTCAGCCACTGCTTGCTCACTCAACTGATCAAACTGCAGCTTGA